One Pseudodesulfovibrio cashew DNA window includes the following coding sequences:
- a CDS encoding PEP/pyruvate-binding domain-containing protein, which yields MKQALKTLFNCIRRSPEGRSEAAQRFLAKSENFRLLLAANNTALETMAEMSEEARSECAFGIAHVKAQSLKAATGVRQMIERLCLMSPGKYEALRDVFNAIVREMDQSISGPTAPTPGPLVIGLDRVRAEDLAETGSKVALLGEIRAALGVTVPKGFSITASAFRLFMERTGLGDEISRLIQIHDGRDLEELRALEEAIRAAIDMTPIPSEIKEAIQTQCERLGKVRLAVRSSALGEDSAGASFAGQFRSELGVRPDRVMEAYRSVVASLYSATAMTYMLNRGLREDETAMAVGCMEMVDAVAGGVIYTRSPMGAGDDITVIAVSGLPCAAVDGSSQADSWTVDRKTLSIRDREIAEKCVRYVAVGGSRVRKEKLYGEKSVAPAIGDETAVRLATLAKRIETYFRHPQDIEWALSRNDRIVILQCRPLTLERAPDLHGEEETGAAPPPAWDGDLPFALLTDAVTACPGAAAGYVFLVDSTEDMFAFPEGGVLLARYAKPMLSALLPRASALVAEHGSPVGHLANVAREFGIPALIGAPDAVERLSGVGTVTVGNGAVYLGRRQGVLDRAPARRARRASEVAMALERVLAHIVPLNLTDPESPDFRPEKCASLHDITRFCHEKGVAEMFAKGCGPTANARKLEDGRVMRYWLVDIGGGTADPDGSGVIRLEDIRSNAMRAVWHGMTAVKWQGPPPPSAEGFLSVLTSAAGNPALAAGARNPMGDRNYFIVGAHYCNLQSRFGFHFCTVEGFAGDDPGGNYALFQFKGGGADMARRHARARLVAGVMEKRGFLAEVHDDALYARLEGASRQGTEQALAMIGYLLMHTRQTDMAMGGSEAAARYAEQYERDIEAVLASLPEHGEGARS from the coding sequence ATGAAGCAGGCACTCAAGACGCTGTTCAACTGCATCCGCCGCAGCCCCGAGGGACGGAGCGAGGCCGCTCAGCGGTTCCTGGCCAAGTCCGAAAATTTCCGCCTGCTGCTCGCCGCCAACAACACCGCCCTCGAGACCATGGCGGAGATGAGCGAGGAGGCTCGCTCGGAGTGCGCCTTCGGCATCGCCCACGTCAAGGCCCAGAGCCTCAAGGCGGCCACGGGCGTTCGCCAGATGATCGAACGCCTCTGCCTCATGTCCCCTGGAAAGTACGAGGCGCTCCGGGACGTGTTCAACGCCATTGTCCGGGAGATGGACCAAAGCATCTCCGGTCCTACGGCCCCGACCCCCGGACCGCTGGTGATCGGCCTCGACCGGGTCCGCGCCGAAGACCTGGCCGAAACAGGGTCCAAGGTGGCCTTGCTCGGCGAAATCCGCGCCGCGTTGGGCGTGACCGTGCCCAAGGGATTTTCCATCACGGCCTCGGCCTTCCGTCTGTTCATGGAACGGACCGGACTCGGGGACGAGATCAGCCGCTTGATCCAGATCCACGACGGACGCGACCTGGAGGAGCTCCGCGCCCTGGAGGAGGCCATCCGCGCGGCCATCGACATGACCCCGATCCCGTCCGAGATCAAGGAGGCTATCCAGACGCAATGCGAGAGGCTGGGCAAGGTACGCCTGGCAGTGCGCAGCAGCGCCCTGGGCGAGGATTCGGCGGGGGCGAGCTTCGCGGGCCAGTTCCGGTCCGAGCTCGGGGTCCGGCCCGACCGCGTCATGGAGGCCTACCGCTCCGTGGTGGCCAGCCTCTACTCGGCCACGGCCATGACCTACATGCTCAACCGGGGACTGCGCGAAGACGAGACCGCCATGGCCGTGGGCTGTATGGAAATGGTCGACGCCGTGGCGGGCGGAGTGATCTACACCCGCTCCCCCATGGGCGCGGGCGACGACATTACGGTCATCGCCGTGTCCGGCCTGCCCTGCGCCGCCGTGGACGGCAGCTCCCAGGCGGACTCCTGGACCGTGGACAGGAAAACCCTGAGCATACGGGACAGGGAAATCGCGGAAAAGTGTGTCCGCTACGTGGCCGTGGGCGGGAGCCGGGTCCGCAAGGAGAAGCTCTACGGAGAAAAGAGCGTGGCCCCTGCCATCGGGGACGAGACAGCCGTTCGCCTGGCCACCCTGGCAAAGCGCATCGAAACATATTTCAGGCACCCGCAGGATATCGAATGGGCCTTGTCGCGCAACGATCGCATAGTCATCCTGCAGTGCCGCCCCCTGACCCTGGAGCGGGCCCCGGACCTTCATGGCGAGGAGGAAACCGGGGCCGCTCCGCCCCCTGCCTGGGACGGCGACCTCCCGTTCGCGCTGCTGACCGACGCGGTCACGGCCTGTCCCGGCGCAGCCGCAGGGTACGTCTTCCTCGTGGACAGCACAGAGGACATGTTCGCCTTCCCCGAGGGAGGCGTGCTGCTGGCGAGGTATGCCAAGCCGATGCTGTCGGCACTGCTGCCACGGGCCTCGGCCCTGGTGGCCGAGCACGGCAGCCCGGTGGGACACCTGGCCAACGTGGCCAGGGAGTTCGGCATCCCCGCCCTGATCGGCGCGCCGGATGCGGTGGAGCGGCTCTCTGGCGTGGGCACGGTCACGGTGGGCAACGGCGCGGTCTACCTTGGCAGACGCCAGGGCGTGCTGGACAGGGCTCCGGCCAGGCGCGCTCGCCGCGCTTCGGAGGTGGCCATGGCTCTGGAGCGCGTGCTCGCGCACATCGTCCCCCTGAATCTGACCGACCCGGAGTCACCCGATTTTCGGCCGGAGAAGTGTGCGTCCCTGCACGACATCACCCGCTTCTGCCATGAAAAGGGCGTGGCCGAGATGTTCGCCAAGGGATGCGGCCCCACGGCCAACGCCCGCAAGCTGGAGGACGGACGGGTCATGCGCTACTGGCTGGTGGACATCGGCGGAGGCACCGCCGACCCGGACGGCAGCGGCGTCATCCGTCTGGAGGACATCCGCTCCAACGCCATGCGCGCGGTCTGGCACGGCATGACCGCCGTCAAGTGGCAGGGCCCTCCCCCGCCCAGCGCCGAGGGGTTCCTGTCCGTGCTGACCTCGGCGGCGGGCAACCCGGCCCTTGCAGCGGGCGCGCGCAATCCCATGGGCGACCGCAATTATTTCATCGTGGGCGCCCACTACTGCAACCTCCAGTCCCGTTTCGGCTTCCACTTCTGCACCGTCGAGGGGTTTGCCGGGGACGATCCGGGCGGCAACTACGCCCTGTTCCAGTTCAAGGGCGGCGGAGCGGACATGGCCCGGCGACACGCCCGCGCAAGGCTGGTGGCAGGAGTCATGGAAAAGCGCGGCTTCCTGGCCGAAGTCCACGACGACGCGCTCTACGCCAGGCTGGAAGGGGCCTCGCGCCAAGGCACGGAGCAGGCCCTGGCAATGATCGGCTACCTGCTCATGCACACCCGGCAGACGGACATGGCCATGGGCGGCTCCGAGGCGGCCGCCCGCTACGCCGAACAATACGAGCGGGACATCGAGGCCGTCCTCGCGAGCCTGCCCGAACATGGGGAGGGGGCACGGTCATGA
- a CDS encoding response regulator produces the protein MQKIHLLLVDDESDFLTAYSRRFARRNAEITVASSGLEALEKVREEEFDAVILDVMMPGMNGIETLRRIKAEKPDLPVIILTGHADSATLIEGMDIGAFDFLLKPVGTDELYFKVLDAVRARQRAQG, from the coding sequence ATGCAGAAGATACACCTGTTGCTGGTCGACGACGAAAGCGACTTTCTCACGGCCTATTCACGGCGCTTCGCCCGCCGCAATGCCGAAATCACCGTGGCCTCGAGCGGTCTTGAGGCTCTGGAAAAAGTCCGCGAGGAAGAGTTCGACGCCGTAATCCTGGACGTCATGATGCCCGGCATGAACGGCATCGAGACGCTCAGGCGCATCAAGGCCGAGAAGCCGGACCTGCCGGTCATCATCCTGACCGGCCACGCGGACAGCGCCACCCTCATCGAGGGCATGGACATCGGGGCCTTCGACTTCCTGCTCAAGCCCGTGGGGACCGATGAACTCTATTTCAAGGTCCTGGACGCGGTCCGCGCCCGGCAGCGCGCACAAGGGTAG
- a CDS encoding YIP1 family protein, with amino-acid sequence MEATQTTGFRMGIREYFDTLFEVMRSPSAHFERAAVETDSRRARFFLMVSALFYCTVSMTYFYENSLAMGSIMLANAVLMPAFGAMITFILLGMSGQGKVPYGKVFNIYAYASGAVMVVSWIPGLAIVMEPIRALLVGIGLVKSAGIGKLKAALLVMVTAVLLLLFFWSAAPLALELKPLFQ; translated from the coding sequence ATGGAAGCCACACAGACCACCGGTTTCAGAATGGGCATCAGGGAATATTTCGACACCCTCTTCGAGGTCATGCGCTCGCCATCCGCCCATTTCGAGCGGGCCGCCGTGGAGACCGACTCCAGACGGGCCAGGTTCTTCCTCATGGTGTCCGCCCTCTTCTACTGCACGGTGAGCATGACCTATTTTTATGAAAACTCCCTGGCCATGGGCTCGATCATGCTGGCCAACGCCGTGCTCATGCCCGCCTTCGGCGCGATGATCACCTTCATTCTGCTCGGCATGAGCGGGCAGGGAAAAGTCCCCTACGGCAAGGTGTTCAACATCTACGCCTATGCGAGCGGCGCGGTCATGGTCGTCTCCTGGATCCCCGGCCTGGCCATCGTCATGGAGCCGATCCGCGCCCTGCTTGTGGGCATAGGCCTGGTCAAGAGCGCTGGAATCGGCAAGCTCAAGGCGGCCCTCCTTGTGATGGTGACCGCGGTGCTCCTGCTCCTCTTCTTCTGGAGCGCGGCCCCGCTGGCCCTGGAGTTGAAACCCCTTTTCCAGTGA
- a CDS encoding SLC13 family permease has protein sequence MAQEKKKATGYDKFVNWKLLIIPVVIFTVILMLPTPQGMKTVGMQYSVGPKIVINYLCQELFAKKSADCDQWQILTARMMEQNMRMGALTKERFMKRNAKWAKKYKIPVDSANFQRAYDNIRDNVSAETYLKTMKSAFDLRMKGLRYDDLSKGDQKSADAGMWKIKVAIALVVFVVFCFMTECMPLPGVAFSIGLILVFSGVVGRTEVAGLYWSDACWFIMGSLMFAAAFVKTGVDKRMCLLMFKKLAVPNVRWITLIFFIVISPLAAFISDHALAAMFLPIGMLLYQNSLTNEVPEDKELAKMLMITIAMACNIGGPGAPSGGARNVIMMTYLSDMFGMDIGYAQWIGYCMPFVIMMIPLTWVVTNMIFKPKITSLAPAMRHLEGEIGKMGKWNKHQIWAMIIFVVMVFGWFTEKAFYQAGIYPIRLGIGVIAVAGAVAYLLAGVVNWRDYQEKVDWGVVWLYAGAIIFGHTLDKTGAAYWLAQSVIDLLAPLGMSQGIPLMLTSNGLTAVLTNLMADGPAAAAVGPITLNLASIVHPGTTFLPFMAMATAVASSFAYCLIIGTPPNAIVYASGYLEPKDYVRVGIPMWFVANILIVILTAVYWSGIGFNNLPSF, from the coding sequence ATGGCTCAAGAAAAAAAGAAAGCGACCGGTTACGACAAGTTCGTCAACTGGAAACTGCTCATCATCCCGGTGGTAATATTCACGGTGATCCTGATGCTGCCCACGCCCCAGGGCATGAAGACCGTGGGCATGCAGTATTCGGTGGGACCCAAGATCGTCATCAACTACCTGTGCCAGGAGCTCTTCGCCAAGAAGAGCGCCGATTGCGACCAGTGGCAGATCCTGACCGCGCGCATGATGGAACAGAACATGCGCATGGGCGCCCTGACCAAGGAACGCTTCATGAAGCGTAACGCCAAGTGGGCGAAAAAATATAAGATCCCGGTGGATTCAGCCAACTTCCAGCGGGCTTACGACAACATCAGGGACAACGTCTCGGCAGAGACCTACCTGAAGACCATGAAGAGCGCCTTCGACCTGCGGATGAAGGGGCTCCGGTATGACGACCTGTCCAAGGGCGACCAGAAGAGCGCCGACGCGGGCATGTGGAAGATCAAGGTGGCCATCGCCCTGGTGGTCTTCGTGGTCTTCTGCTTCATGACCGAATGCATGCCCCTGCCCGGCGTGGCCTTCTCCATCGGCCTGATCCTCGTCTTCAGCGGCGTGGTCGGCCGGACCGAAGTGGCCGGGCTATACTGGTCCGACGCCTGCTGGTTCATCATGGGTTCGCTCATGTTCGCCGCCGCCTTCGTCAAGACCGGCGTGGACAAGCGCATGTGTCTGCTCATGTTCAAGAAACTGGCCGTGCCCAACGTGCGCTGGATCACCCTGATCTTCTTCATCGTCATCAGCCCGCTGGCCGCGTTCATCTCCGACCACGCCCTGGCCGCCATGTTCCTGCCCATCGGCATGCTGCTCTACCAGAACAGCCTGACCAACGAGGTGCCCGAGGACAAGGAGCTGGCCAAGATGCTGATGATCACCATCGCCATGGCCTGCAACATCGGCGGACCGGGCGCTCCCTCGGGCGGCGCGCGCAACGTCATCATGATGACCTACCTAAGCGACATGTTCGGCATGGACATCGGCTACGCCCAGTGGATCGGCTACTGCATGCCCTTCGTCATCATGATGATCCCCCTGACCTGGGTGGTCACCAACATGATCTTCAAGCCGAAAATCACCTCCCTGGCCCCGGCAATGCGCCACCTGGAAGGGGAGATCGGCAAGATGGGCAAGTGGAACAAGCACCAGATCTGGGCCATGATCATCTTCGTCGTCATGGTCTTCGGCTGGTTCACGGAAAAGGCCTTCTACCAGGCCGGCATCTACCCCATCCGCCTCGGCATCGGCGTCATCGCGGTCGCGGGCGCAGTGGCCTACCTGCTGGCGGGCGTGGTCAACTGGCGTGACTACCAGGAGAAGGTCGACTGGGGCGTTGTCTGGCTGTACGCGGGCGCGATCATCTTCGGCCACACCCTGGACAAGACCGGCGCGGCCTACTGGCTGGCCCAGTCCGTCATCGACCTGCTGGCCCCGCTGGGCATGAGCCAGGGCATCCCGCTCATGCTCACCTCCAACGGCCTGACCGCAGTGCTGACCAACCTGATGGCCGACGGCCCGGCAGCCGCCGCGGTCGGTCCCATCACCCTGAACCTGGCCAGCATCGTGCATCCCGGCACCACCTTCCTGCCCTTCATGGCCATGGCAACGGCGGTGGCGTCTTCCTTCGCCTACTGCCTGATCATCGGCACACCGCCCAACGCCATCGTCTACGCCTCCGGCTATCTCGAGCCCAAGGACTACGTCCGGGTAGGGATTCCCATGTGGTTCGTGGCCAACATCCTGATCGTCATTCTGACGGCGGTCTACTGGAGCGGCATCGGATTCAACAACCTGCCCTCGTTCTGA
- a CDS encoding response regulator — MVKIKVLMVDDEERFRTTTAKILARKGFDTILAASGEEALDKLGEGPDVVILDVKMGGLDGHDTLKLIKAKHPDLPVIMLTGHGDVPGAKKAYETGAFDYLAKPCDVDLLGAKIQDAHDYATKAAYVEKLVADIMIPLERYTQIPLDSTVKDAIKALEKAMRHLLATDRLMDTGHRSVVVTRTDGSVAGLLSPLDLIDAVRPDYLSAPKPSMADSLQYSAMFWQGLFTSRVKEIMRKPVRDLMSDTIHEIDANANLMDAANTMVTLPARRMLVRANGTDVGIVREQELFYEIAKIISAS, encoded by the coding sequence ATGGTTAAAATCAAGGTCCTCATGGTAGACGATGAGGAACGCTTCCGCACCACTACCGCGAAAATACTGGCCAGAAAGGGATTCGACACGATCCTGGCGGCCAGCGGGGAAGAGGCGCTGGACAAACTGGGCGAAGGGCCGGACGTCGTCATCCTTGACGTCAAGATGGGCGGACTGGACGGGCACGACACCCTCAAGCTCATCAAGGCCAAGCACCCGGACCTGCCGGTGATCATGCTGACCGGGCACGGCGACGTCCCCGGCGCGAAGAAAGCCTACGAGACAGGCGCGTTCGACTACCTCGCCAAGCCGTGCGACGTGGACCTGCTCGGCGCCAAGATACAGGACGCCCACGACTACGCCACCAAGGCCGCCTACGTCGAGAAGCTGGTGGCCGACATCATGATTCCGCTGGAGCGGTACACCCAGATCCCCCTGGACAGCACGGTCAAGGACGCCATCAAGGCCCTGGAAAAGGCCATGCGTCACCTGCTGGCCACGGACAGGCTCATGGACACCGGGCACCGCTCGGTGGTGGTCACCCGCACCGACGGCAGCGTGGCGGGCCTGCTCAGCCCCCTGGACCTCATCGACGCGGTCCGGCCCGACTACCTCTCCGCACCCAAGCCGTCCATGGCCGACAGCCTCCAATACTCCGCCATGTTCTGGCAGGGGCTGTTCACCTCCCGGGTCAAGGAAATCATGCGCAAGCCCGTCAGGGACCTCATGTCCGACACCATCCACGAGATCGACGCCAACGCCAACCTCATGGACGCGGCCAACACCATGGTCACGCTCCCGGCCAGGCGCATGCTCGTCCGCGCCAACGGCACGGACGTCGGCATCGTGCGGGAACAGGAACTCTTCTACGAGATCGCCAAGATCATCTCGGCCAGCTGA
- a CDS encoding response regulator: MEQLKILLVDDEERLLSTTKKLFEKIGIQALTASSGREALEVLDANEVHVVFLDLKMPGMDGMETLQRIKKTYPLIEVIILTGHATMETAVEGLKLGALDYLIKPVSMKDFLGKAEEAFAKVTLQKQKIRSARMAEAAGGRRQQR; encoded by the coding sequence ATGGAACAGTTGAAAATACTTCTGGTGGACGATGAGGAGCGGTTGCTCAGCACCACGAAAAAACTCTTCGAAAAGATCGGCATTCAGGCGCTGACGGCCTCATCGGGGCGGGAAGCTCTGGAGGTGCTCGATGCCAACGAGGTGCACGTGGTTTTCCTGGATCTCAAGATGCCCGGCATGGACGGCATGGAGACACTCCAGCGCATCAAGAAAACCTACCCGCTCATCGAAGTCATCATCCTCACCGGACACGCGACCATGGAGACGGCAGTGGAAGGGCTCAAGCTCGGCGCACTGGACTATCTCATCAAGCCCGTGAGCATGAAGGATTTCCTGGGCAAGGCGGAAGAGGCCTTTGCCAAGGTCACGCTCCAGAAACAAAAGATCCGCTCTGCACGCATGGCCGAAGCCGCCGGCGGACGGAGACAACAGCGATAG
- a CDS encoding sensor histidine kinase, which yields MDKATLFRKIHRLLFSSMLLVPAVPLILSAALGFYFFADTARRSAVSAISRVAVDHKKLIHAFLRERQSDLEAVLNRIPAELLTENTSKKTLQAMLPGDGGVFKDAGLIAPSGKQAAYNGPYALAGRDYATAEWYRETLKNGYFVSDVFLGYRNIPHLVVAVARRVGSQAWVLRATIDSDVFGAMVDDVSIGDSGEAYIINTEGRFQTRRRSGGALLERDTKHYPTQSGGLMTFTGQDGENSYLYASNLLNDGKWRLIVRQKEEEAFHSTALAAYTVLLVLLCGGGVILVLAFVVSRKLSDTLHEQAETVGKLEAQLLQAARLAELGEMAAGFAHEINNPLQIMKTELALLELTVRDIGEGKGDEASFTELNEIAEQLQLQISRCAAITREILRFGRQDAPQLQPIDLAGYLPKVGAMVENKATVHGIDLRCEVDAATPMVEADPGQLQQVMINLLNNAIHAVVDRHGASGGVISVAAGRDERDNAVITVTDNGSGMSRESMSKIFLPFFTTKAPGKGTGLGLSVCHSIIDSLGGELSVESRKGEGSTFTILIPGLRTRTAEG from the coding sequence ATGGACAAGGCAACCCTGTTTCGCAAGATCCACCGTCTGCTCTTTTCGAGCATGCTCCTGGTCCCTGCGGTGCCGCTGATACTCTCTGCCGCTCTCGGGTTCTATTTCTTCGCGGATACGGCCAGACGCTCGGCGGTGTCGGCCATTTCCCGCGTGGCCGTGGACCACAAGAAGCTCATTCACGCCTTTCTCCGGGAACGGCAGAGCGATCTGGAAGCAGTCCTGAACCGAATCCCGGCGGAGCTGCTGACCGAGAACACCTCCAAGAAGACGCTCCAAGCCATGCTTCCCGGGGACGGCGGCGTCTTCAAGGACGCGGGACTCATCGCCCCGTCAGGCAAACAGGCCGCCTACAACGGGCCCTACGCCCTGGCAGGCAGGGACTACGCCACCGCCGAATGGTATCGGGAAACCCTGAAAAACGGCTATTTCGTCAGCGACGTTTTCCTCGGCTACCGCAACATCCCGCATCTGGTGGTGGCCGTGGCCCGGCGCGTCGGTTCACAGGCCTGGGTCCTGCGGGCCACCATCGACTCCGACGTGTTCGGAGCCATGGTGGACGACGTGAGCATAGGCGACTCGGGCGAGGCATACATCATCAACACCGAGGGACGGTTCCAGACCCGGCGGAGGTCCGGCGGCGCACTGCTGGAACGGGATACGAAGCATTACCCGACACAATCCGGAGGACTCATGACCTTCACCGGCCAGGACGGTGAAAACAGCTATCTCTATGCCTCCAACTTGCTCAACGACGGCAAGTGGCGGCTCATTGTCCGCCAGAAGGAAGAAGAGGCCTTTCACTCCACGGCCCTGGCCGCCTACACGGTGCTGCTGGTCCTGCTCTGTGGCGGGGGCGTCATCCTGGTCCTCGCCTTCGTGGTCAGCCGCAAGCTGTCCGATACTCTCCACGAACAGGCCGAAACCGTGGGCAAGCTTGAAGCGCAGTTGCTCCAGGCCGCCCGGCTGGCCGAACTCGGGGAGATGGCCGCTGGATTCGCCCATGAGATCAACAACCCGCTCCAGATCATGAAGACCGAACTGGCCCTTCTCGAGCTGACGGTCCGGGATATCGGCGAAGGCAAAGGTGACGAAGCATCATTTACCGAACTGAACGAGATAGCGGAACAGCTCCAGCTGCAAATAAGCCGGTGCGCCGCCATCACTCGGGAGATACTCCGCTTCGGCCGTCAGGACGCTCCGCAGCTGCAACCCATCGACCTCGCGGGATACCTGCCCAAGGTGGGCGCCATGGTGGAAAACAAGGCCACGGTGCACGGCATCGACCTGCGCTGCGAGGTGGACGCGGCGACGCCCATGGTCGAGGCGGACCCGGGCCAGTTGCAGCAGGTCATGATCAATCTCCTGAACAACGCCATCCACGCAGTGGTGGACCGCCATGGAGCAAGCGGTGGGGTCATCAGCGTCGCCGCCGGACGGGACGAACGCGACAACGCGGTCATCACTGTAACCGACAACGGAAGCGGCATGAGCAGGGAGAGCATGAGCAAGATATTCCTGCCCTTCTTCACCACCAAGGCGCCGGGAAAGGGAACCGGACTGGGGCTCTCCGTCTGCCACAGCATCATCGACTCCCTGGGCGGCGAGCTCTCGGTTGAGAGCCGCAAGGGGGAAGGCAGCACGTTCACCATTCTCATCCCCGGGCTGCGCACCCGGACGGCAGAAGGCTAG
- a CDS encoding sigma 54-interacting transcriptional regulator, with the protein MAATIPPEESKRSERFRAVPTLMRKLGLRGRFLLALLPSIVAVLLLTGYASYTVSEEYLDIALRRSVSANTLAVAHEMEGFLEDCRTELLFFAQGTMDRASLRARFSKRLAAGNTSCFELGFVPASGGEAVLLVRQGEIVREVAGSDLGKVRPSPFAELDRLGSVKAGQVTVSEVQEVSYPMPSDSAANRYEDARIIRFYTAFPGDGQSPPGLLFLSVRASAFRNILSWYNSEQSPLWSFPRSDELRFSYFLNREGWILFQSEDYAKPDGKLTTYFAREDFSGALGKAGHPAAFLPNRNNLRYWQAVEDLRAGRQGLRLIADTHGGSSEVDSFFFSYAPVAFRADPSSKPEVYGGVVLVDRSQLPAIAGYKSLDVMLLVTLAGILVISLLVYWFGRILTKPIRVLAAEVNSLSSLEDMEEIHLPYSGYDITTLQNSINNIIRRVRRQVVEIQAKDEAILNVNKRERAPLEREREALAEVELSRIPEIVGTGSAISAMKVNILKAAQVDVDVLITGETGTGKQLVAEAVHGHSNRAERPFISINCGALDENLLLDALFGHVKGAFSEAREDRNGAFVEADGGTLFLDEIQSASPKVQQSLLRALASRKIKPLGSDREVAVDVRIIAATNVDIPSLIERKSFREDLYYRLKVVSIATPPLREHRENVALLSVYYLKQAEALAGREHLDLSKGALAKLIGYDWPGNVRELVNCITRAAVMAETDVIQPEEIRLENELYSDAAIPVVRSSLPESGGEPSVRETQEVRDEPVSGGDEAEMNERQREAWAILRERDTVTRREYQELVGGGLPSRTAIYDLQDFVKRGLLVKRGKGPSTRYVVAGRK; encoded by the coding sequence ATGGCCGCTACGATCCCGCCGGAAGAATCCAAACGCTCCGAAAGGTTCCGTGCCGTTCCTACGCTAATGCGTAAACTTGGTCTGCGGGGCCGGTTCCTGTTAGCTCTCCTGCCGTCCATCGTGGCCGTTTTGCTGCTGACCGGCTATGCTTCCTATACTGTTTCCGAGGAATATCTCGACATCGCCCTGCGCCGCTCCGTGTCCGCGAACACCTTGGCCGTGGCCCATGAGATGGAAGGGTTTCTGGAGGACTGCCGGACGGAGCTGCTGTTCTTCGCCCAGGGGACAATGGATCGGGCGTCGCTGCGCGCTCGCTTCAGTAAGCGCCTGGCCGCCGGAAATACCTCCTGCTTCGAACTGGGGTTTGTCCCGGCCTCGGGCGGAGAGGCGGTCCTGCTTGTCCGGCAGGGTGAAATCGTCCGCGAGGTTGCCGGAAGCGATCTGGGCAAGGTTCGGCCTTCCCCCTTTGCCGAACTCGACCGGCTTGGCTCTGTCAAGGCGGGACAGGTGACCGTGTCCGAAGTGCAGGAGGTCTCCTACCCCATGCCTTCGGACTCTGCGGCCAACCGGTATGAGGACGCCCGCATCATTCGTTTCTACACCGCGTTTCCCGGAGACGGGCAGTCGCCTCCGGGCCTGCTGTTCCTGTCGGTTCGGGCCTCGGCCTTCAGGAACATTCTTTCCTGGTACAACTCGGAGCAGTCGCCCCTCTGGTCCTTCCCCCGGAGCGATGAGCTGCGCTTCAGCTATTTTCTGAACCGGGAAGGATGGATCCTGTTCCAGTCCGAGGATTACGCCAAGCCGGACGGCAAACTGACCACCTATTTCGCCAGGGAGGACTTCAGCGGCGCGCTGGGCAAGGCCGGACACCCGGCTGCCTTCCTGCCCAACCGCAACAATCTGCGCTACTGGCAGGCGGTGGAGGACCTGCGCGCGGGCAGGCAGGGGCTGCGCCTGATCGCCGATACCCATGGCGGCTCGTCTGAGGTGGACTCCTTCTTTTTCAGCTATGCGCCGGTTGCCTTCCGCGCCGACCCGTCCTCCAAACCGGAGGTTTACGGCGGCGTGGTCCTGGTGGACCGAAGCCAACTGCCTGCCATCGCCGGGTACAAGAGCCTGGACGTCATGCTCCTGGTCACCCTGGCGGGCATCCTCGTCATCTCCCTGTTGGTCTACTGGTTCGGACGCATCCTGACCAAGCCCATCCGGGTCCTGGCGGCAGAGGTCAACTCCCTGAGCTCCCTGGAGGACATGGAGGAGATTCATCTTCCCTACAGCGGGTATGACATCACCACGCTCCAGAACTCCATCAACAACATCATCCGTCGGGTCAGGCGGCAGGTGGTGGAGATCCAGGCCAAGGACGAGGCGATCCTCAACGTCAACAAGCGCGAGCGCGCCCCGCTGGAACGTGAGCGGGAGGCTCTGGCCGAGGTGGAACTCAGCCGCATCCCGGAGATTGTGGGCACCGGCTCGGCCATCTCCGCCATGAAGGTAAATATCCTCAAGGCCGCCCAGGTGGACGTGGACGTGCTCATCACCGGCGAGACCGGCACGGGCAAGCAATTGGTGGCCGAGGCCGTGCACGGCCACAGCAACCGGGCCGAGAGGCCGTTCATCTCCATCAACTGCGGCGCGCTCGACGAGAACCTGCTGCTCGACGCGCTCTTCGGGCACGTCAAGGGCGCGTTTTCCGAGGCCAGGGAAGACCGCAACGGCGCGTTTGTTGAGGCAGACGGCGGTACTCTGTTCCTCGATGAGATCCAGTCCGCCTCGCCCAAGGTTCAGCAGTCGCTGCTGCGGGCTCTGGCTTCGCGCAAGATCAAGCCCCTGGGCAGCGACCGTGAAGTTGCCGTGGACGTGCGCATCATCGCCGCTACCAACGTGGACATCCCTTCGCTCATCGAGCGCAAGTCCTTCCGCGAGGACCTCTATTACCGCCTCAAGGTGGTCTCCATTGCCACGCCACCCCTGCGGGAGCATCGGGAAAACGTCGCGCTGCTGAGCGTCTACTACCTCAAGCAGGCCGAAGCCCTGGCCGGTCGGGAACACCTCGACCTGAGCAAGGGCGCATTGGCCAAGCTGATCGGCTACGATTGGCCCGGCAATGTTCGTGAGCTGGTCAATTGCATCACCCGCGCCGCCGTCATGGCGGAAACGGACGTGATCCAGCCGGAGGAGATCCGTTTGGAAAACGAGTTGTATTCCGATGCCGCTATCCCCGTTGTCCGGTCTTCCCTGCCGGAAAGCGGCGGCGAGCCATCGGTCAGGGAGACCCAGGAGGTGCGGGACGAGCCCGTTTCAGGGGGGGACGAAGCGGAGATGAACGAGCGCCAGCGGGAGGCCTGGGCGATTCTCAGAGAACGGGATACGGTGACTCGCAGGGAGTACCAGGAGTTGGTCGGCGGCGGCCTTCCTTCGCGCACCGCCATTTACGACTTGCAGGATTTCGTCAAACGCGGCCTGCTGGTCAAACGGGGCAAGGGACCGTCCACCCGCTACGTGGTGGCTGGCCGGAAGTAG